One genomic segment of Polyodon spathula isolate WHYD16114869_AA chromosome 35, ASM1765450v1, whole genome shotgun sequence includes these proteins:
- the LOC121303841 gene encoding protein phosphatase 1 regulatory subunit 37-like codes for MALSLALKVNTSLLRLDLDREPKKESVKSFLETQRALLSEIQNGCKRNFILAKETEETDQNMRQSASMPEITMALPQTEEEVAAEESGQGEGGGTGEGGAGEPPIRKQEEENEGGATTSNIPEQESDSDTDDEVEGPTQAPVAVEKTTTTPPPCHPEPPAAAVVEPPSGSGDAAPPSRLEDKPVPEITLSDPTVTLGSPTHSNERHISVSSPGRGHKIFVVTRVESPPEQPLQAVRKAQTTPLPSPSATPIPRKEDGQASLAAEAGPLKDSGSDKPAPGVADSHLPDIPSKAEVREGALCAAAAGGTLPNGLKAEFARILPEFSGTPEPKGVSYPAENELNCWEDEKELKELLLEASLETGREAL; via the exons ATGGCTCTCTCCCTCGCTCTGAAAGTCAACACATCCCTGCTCAGACTGGACCTGGACAGGGAGCCTAAGAAAGAGTCT gtgAAAAGTTTCCTCGAGACCCAGCGAGCCCTGCTCTCGGAAATCCAAAACGGCTGCAAACGCAACTTTATCCTGGCCAAAGAGACAGAGGAGACGGATCAAAACATGCGCCAGTCTGCCTCCATGCCCGAGATCACCATGGCACTGCCACAGACTGAGGAAGAAGTGGCAGCCGAGGAGAGCGGGCAGGGGGAGGGAGGAGGTACTGGCGAAGGAGGAGCTGGCGAACCACCAATACGCAAACAGGAGGAGGAGAACGAAGGAGGAGCAACAACCTCTAACATCCCGGAGCAGGAATCCGATTCAGATACTGATGATGAAGTGGAGGGACCCACACAGGCTCCCGTCGCTGTGGAGAAGACGACGACGACTCCTCCCCCCTGCCATCCTGAACCCCCAGCAGCTGCGGTGGTGGAGCCCCCTAGCGGTTCTGGAGACGCTGCACCTCCCTCTCGTTTAGAAGATAAACCTGTGCCAGAGATCACCCTGTCCGACCCCACTGTCACCCTCGGCTCCCCCACCCACAGCAACGAGAGACACATTTCTGTCTCCAGCCCAGGCCGGGGCCATAAAATCTTCGTAGTGACCCGTGTGGAAAGCCCCCCTGAGCAGCCTCTGCAGGCGGTGAGGAAAGCACAGACCACGCCTTTGCCAAGCCCGTCAGCGACTCCGATCCCGAGGAAAGAAGACGGGCAGGCCAGCCTGGCCGCGGAGGCAGGTCCACTAAAGGACTCTGGATCGGATAAGCCTGCCCCTGGTGTTGCTGACAGCCATCTGCCAGACATACCCTCCAAAGCAGAGGTCAGGGAGGGGGCGCTGTGTGCTGCGGCTGCAGGGGGCACCTTGCCCAACGGGCTCAAAGCAGAGTTCGCCCGAATCCTGCCTGAATTCTCCGGGACTCCTGAGCCCAAAGGGGTGAGCTACCCTGCTGAGAACG AGCTGAATTGTTGGGAGGATGAGAAGGAGCTGAAAGAGCTGCTGCTGGAAGCGAGCCTGGAGACTGGGAGAGAAGCACTGTGA